In Candidatus Cloacimonadota bacterium, the following are encoded in one genomic region:
- a CDS encoding energy-coupling factor transporter transmembrane protein EcfT, protein MKRLLHPLSYIMLFVFYSSLAVALRNPATLLLVFLLAWLSEFRQGARLLVLRLAKLQKIGWLIFSLVIIQLIFRREGEVILSAGFVKIYSEALSSSAFLSLRIMIIYLCAISLSSLDFSLYRSAFSAIHLPEEISFMVSYMIHLIPEYTSRFKDQLQELKERGIRIRKLGLAQKISLYKILSLSAIANIILQSGKQAIALELRGFRSRGKRSNLYIHKFTLRDLAIYLWMLAVLMLSICLTSSWYKSCILYPML, encoded by the coding sequence GGTTGCTCTGCGTAACCCCGCTACACTTCTATTAGTGTTTTTGCTTGCCTGGCTTAGTGAGTTTCGACAAGGTGCACGGTTACTGGTATTGAGGTTGGCAAAGCTGCAAAAGATAGGCTGGCTCATATTTTCTCTGGTTATAATTCAATTGATATTTCGTCGAGAAGGAGAGGTAATACTAAGTGCAGGTTTTGTAAAGATATATAGTGAAGCCCTTAGCAGTAGTGCTTTTCTAAGCTTACGGATTATGATAATATACCTTTGCGCAATAAGTTTGAGTAGCTTGGATTTTAGCCTATACCGTTCTGCGTTTTCGGCTATTCACTTACCGGAAGAAATATCCTTTATGGTGTCTTATATGATTCATCTCATCCCAGAGTATACATCTCGCTTTAAAGACCAACTGCAAGAGCTTAAAGAACGAGGAATACGAATTCGCAAGCTTGGACTGGCACAGAAGATAAGCTTATATAAGATTCTTTCTCTATCGGCTATCGCAAATATCATCTTACAAAGCGGCAAACAAGCTATTGCCTTAGAACTGCGTGGATTTCGTAGTAGGGGAAAGCGCAGTAACCTATATATCCACAAATTTACATTGAGGGATCTTGCCATATATCTATGGATGCTTGCCGTGTTGATGCTTAGCATTTGTTTAACAAGCAGTTGGTATAAATCTTGCATATTGTACCCTATGCTATGA